Proteins encoded together in one Rhinopithecus roxellana isolate Shanxi Qingling chromosome 3, ASM756505v1, whole genome shotgun sequence window:
- the PLAC8L1 gene encoding PLAC8-like protein 1: MNWFGSNFFKSPEDLSLLNIYSPLLSCMSSEDEQYFISSLRGHVPASAVVKQPVRGASGRTTITAIVQTGGGWSTGLFSVCRDRRICFCGLFCPMCLECDIARHYGECLCWPLLPGSTFALRIGTRERHKIQGTLCEDWLAVHCCWPFSICQVARELKMRTSQVYEICAVPMTKDTLV; the protein is encoded by the exons ATGAATTGGTTTGGAAGTAACTTCTTCAAGTCTCCTGAGGATCTTTCCTTACTCAACATATACTCACCTCTGTTGTCATGTATGTCATCTGAAGatgaacaatattttatttccagCTTGAG GGGCCACGTACCAGCCAGCGCTGTGGTGAAGCAGCCTGTTCGGGGAGCCAGTGGCAGGACGACAATCACAGCAATTGTCCAGACTGGCGGGGGCTGGAGCACTGGTCTCTTCAGTGTCTGCAGAGATAGGAGAATTT GTTTCTGTGGTCTATTCTGTCCTATGTGTCTTGAGTGTGACATCGCCAGGCATTATGGAGAGTGTCTTTGTTGGCCGTTGTTACCTGGGTCCACCTTTGCACTGAGAATTGGCACCAGGGAGAGACATAAAATACAG GGCACGTTGTGTGAAGACTGGCTGGCGGTGCACTGCTGTTGGCCTTTTTCCATCTGCCAGGTGGCCCGTGAACTCAAGATGAGGACCTCCCAAGTGTATGAAATCTGTGCAGTCCCAATGACTAAGGACACCCTGGTTTGA